From one bacterium genomic stretch:
- the dnaK gene encoding molecular chaperone DnaK, whose translation MGKTIGIDLGTTNSVVAVMEGGKPTVIANAEGSRTTPSIVGFSKTGERLVGQLAKRQAILNPDRTIASIKREMGTDHKVTIDGKDYSPQEISAMILRKLADDASKYLGEKITSAVITVPAYFNDSQRQATKDSGKIAGLDVLRIVNEPTAASLAYGLDKKTNEKVLVFDLGGGTFDVSILEVGDGVFEVLSTSGDTRLGGDDFDEKVMNHLCEEFKKVEGIDLRNDKQAMQRLKEASEKAKCELSTVVETNINLPFITADANGPKHLDLTLTRAKFEDLCHDLLERCKKPVEQAINDAKLNASQLDEVVLVGGSTRIPAVQKLVKDITGKEPNQSVNPDEVVAVGAAIQASILAGEIKDIVLLDVTPLTLGIETLGGVLTPLVPRNTTIPVSKSQVFSTADDNQTAVDVHVIQGERPMAKDNKSLGMFRLDGIPPAPRGLPQVEVTFDIDANGIVNVSAKDKATNKEQKITITNTSNLNKDDVDKMVRDAEAHAEEDKQRKEEVEIRNNANSLVHAADRLFKDLEGKISEEDKTKLKEQRDELDKELKENAPIDKIKTLQEQIQETMFAISSAAYQQAGGEGQPTGDGPAPEGNSGEKPSDEDVIDAEFTK comes from the coding sequence ATGGGAAAAACGATAGGTATTGACTTAGGTACAACAAACTCTGTTGTAGCGGTCATGGAAGGTGGAAAACCTACTGTAATAGCAAACGCTGAAGGAAGCAGAACAACTCCTTCAATCGTAGGGTTTTCAAAAACAGGCGAAAGATTAGTAGGTCAATTAGCTAAAAGACAAGCTATTCTTAATCCTGACAGAACAATTGCAAGTATCAAAAGAGAAATGGGCACAGATCATAAAGTAACCATTGACGGAAAAGATTATTCACCGCAAGAAATCAGCGCAATGATTCTCAGAAAACTCGCTGATGACGCTTCAAAATACCTTGGAGAAAAAATCACTTCCGCGGTTATTACAGTTCCTGCATATTTTAATGACAGCCAGAGACAAGCGACAAAAGACTCAGGTAAAATAGCAGGTCTTGACGTTCTTAGAATCGTTAACGAACCTACAGCCGCTTCTCTTGCTTATGGTTTAGACAAAAAAACCAATGAAAAAGTTCTTGTATTTGACCTTGGTGGCGGTACTTTTGACGTAAGTATCCTTGAAGTTGGTGACGGCGTTTTTGAAGTTCTTTCAACAAGCGGCGATACCAGACTCGGTGGGGATGACTTTGATGAAAAAGTTATGAACCACCTCTGTGAAGAATTTAAAAAAGTTGAAGGTATTGACCTCAGAAACGATAAACAGGCGATGCAGAGGCTTAAAGAAGCTTCTGAAAAAGCAAAATGTGAATTGTCAACTGTTGTTGAAACAAATATAAATCTGCCGTTCATTACAGCAGACGCAAATGGTCCTAAACATTTGGATTTAACTTTAACCAGAGCAAAATTCGAAGATTTATGCCATGACCTCCTTGAAAGATGCAAAAAACCTGTTGAACAAGCTATCAACGATGCTAAATTAAATGCATCACAGCTTGATGAAGTTGTATTAGTAGGCGGTTCAACAAGAATTCCTGCTGTTCAGAAACTTGTTAAAGACATTACAGGCAAAGAACCAAACCAGAGTGTTAACCCCGATGAAGTTGTTGCTGTTGGTGCTGCTATTCAGGCAAGTATTCTTGCAGGCGAAATCAAAGATATCGTTCTTCTTGATGTAACACCTCTAACTTTAGGTATTGAAACACTCGGTGGAGTTTTAACACCGCTGGTTCCAAGAAACACAACCATTCCTGTCAGTAAAAGTCAGGTATTTTCAACAGCAGATGACAACCAGACAGCTGTTGATGTCCATGTAATTCAGGGTGAAAGACCTATGGCAAAAGATAACAAGTCTCTCGGAATGTTCAGACTTGACGGTATTCCTCCTGCGCCAAGAGGACTTCCTCAGGTTGAAGTAACTTTTGATATTGACGCTAACGGTATTGTAAATGTAAGCGCAAAAGATAAAGCTACAAATAAAGAACAAAAAATTACCATTACAAACACATCCAATCTCAACAAGGATGACGTTGATAAAATGGTTAGAGATGCTGAAGCTCACGCTGAAGAAGATAAACAAAGAAAAGAAGAAGTCGAAATCAGAAACAATGCAAACAGTTTAGTTCATGCTGCTGACAGACTCTTTAAAGACCTTGAAGGAAAAATATCCGAAGAAGACAAAACAAAACTCAAGGAACAAAGAGACGAGCTTGATAAAGAACTGAAAGAAAATGCTCCTATAGACAAAATTAAAACTTTACAGGAACAAATTCAAGAGACAATGTTTGCTATATCATCTGCTGCTTACCAACAAGCAGGAGGCGAAGGTCAGCCTACAGGCGATGGTCCTGCTCCGGAAGGAAATTCCGGTGAAAAACCTTCTGATGAAGACGTTATCGACGCTGAATTTACAAAATAA
- a CDS encoding YkgJ family cysteine cluster protein, translating into MNKLDLERKKNRILYRELFFEADKTFKEQLNKLKKEFSCSKCHSCCKIRYSPFSPADIYELSQKEDVISQEYIKLFIPYGADEFFTYEQDNEILVEINNEKALAADNAYVSSVLSKSLDPVYFYFCRNLSDDKCVCKEKSFLCDNFPNSVTTILPKNCSFREWQKFCTDKIKNEIAPDIYVKAEEIKNYSNNFNCDRCATCCKLACSEYDLEELKQKAKNGDEFAKQFSSIFIPYKTLDEAREIFPDYVDLVKQTLDEDENIYFYHCPHISRDNTCTIYEKRPDICRDFPDNPLSILPPVCGFYEWKEEVMVASMTLHAMTYIYKFYLEKIEAVL; encoded by the coding sequence ATGAATAAGCTTGATCTGGAAAGAAAAAAAAATAGAATTTTGTATCGTGAACTGTTTTTTGAAGCGGACAAAACTTTTAAAGAACAGCTAAATAAGCTTAAGAAAGAATTTTCTTGCTCAAAATGCCATTCCTGCTGCAAAATAAGATACTCCCCGTTTTCTCCTGCTGATATATATGAACTTTCTCAGAAGGAAGATGTGATTTCTCAGGAATACATCAAGCTTTTTATTCCGTACGGAGCAGATGAATTTTTTACTTATGAACAAGACAACGAAATCCTTGTTGAAATAAATAATGAAAAAGCTCTTGCGGCAGACAATGCTTATGTGTCTTCTGTTCTTTCAAAGTCTTTAGATCCTGTTTATTTTTATTTTTGCAGAAATTTATCGGATGATAAATGTGTTTGCAAAGAAAAAAGTTTTTTATGCGATAATTTCCCGAATTCCGTAACAACCATTCTTCCAAAAAATTGCAGTTTTCGCGAATGGCAAAAATTTTGTACAGATAAAATTAAAAATGAAATAGCTCCGGATATTTATGTAAAAGCAGAGGAAATCAAAAATTACAGTAATAATTTTAACTGCGACAGATGCGCGACCTGCTGCAAGCTTGCATGCTCAGAATATGATTTAGAAGAATTAAAACAAAAAGCTAAAAACGGTGATGAATTTGCAAAACAGTTTTCAAGTATTTTCATTCCCTACAAAACTTTAGATGAAGCAAGGGAAATTTTTCCTGATTATGTGGATTTAGTAAAACAAACTCTTGATGAAGATGAAAATATTTATTTTTATCATTGCCCGCATATTTCTCGTGATAATACCTGCACTATTTATGAAAAAAGACCGGATATTTGCAGGGATTTTCCTGATAATCCGCTGTCTATTTTGCCTCCCGTGTGCGGATTTTATGAGTGGAAAGAAGAAGTTATGGTTGCCTCAATGACTTTGCATGCAATGACATATATTTATAAGTTTTATCTGGAAAAAATCGAGGCAGTTTTGTAA
- a CDS encoding DsrE/DsrF/DrsH-like family protein: protein MMKVLIVGGVAGGASAAARLRRLDENAEIIIFEKGKHISFANCGIPYYCGDVIKDREKLLLLTPAQLDAMFNIEARVEAEVVKINRDRKTITVLDRKSDIEYEENYDKLILSPGASPVRPNIPGINDERIFTVRNVPDADAIKNFIRKNKVKNAVVIGGGFIGLEMTENLRHLGLKVSLVEGSTQVLAPVDIEIAAQIHNHLRDKEIDLYIFDGVKSFENGQELAVNLYSGKQIKTELVILAIGVKPESKFAAEAGLKIGQTGGILVNDYLQTSDENIWAVGDVIEVKDFITGQNALIPLAGPANKQGRIAAENICGFNSKYDATQGTSILKIFDITVATTGNNEKQLSKNNISYMKTYTPVFSHAEYYPEAFPLMIKTLFSSENGKLLGAQIIGLDGVDKRIDVIATAIRFEKTVADLAKLELSYAPPFGSAKDPVNLAGMGALNILEGKVKPFYWDNIEKLNDETFVLDVRAREEQMFGTLPRSYNIPLEELRSRLNELPKDKKILIYCNKGKKSYFAARILMQKGFEDVYGLIGGYSIYKHVLEDKNFKQDENKNVADFDSIPFDEVICNEIDACGMQCPGPIMKLTQSLKELNSGEVIKIKTTDPGFKKDIQAWCNSTGNTLLEIKDENRIITASIQKGTTKNKINNSSGTDKTFVVFSSDLDKALASFIIANGAAATGNPVTMFFTFWGLNILRKTQSPKVKKRLLDKMFGMMMPKGADMLILSKLNMFGLGTLMMKHVMKSKNVATLNELIEQAQDNGVTFIACQMSLDVMGIKPEELISGVEIGGVATYINAAEKSDVNLFI from the coding sequence ATGATGAAAGTTTTAATAGTAGGCGGAGTTGCAGGCGGAGCAAGCGCGGCAGCGAGATTAAGAAGGCTTGATGAAAACGCTGAAATCATAATTTTTGAGAAAGGAAAGCATATTTCCTTTGCTAATTGCGGTATTCCATATTACTGCGGGGATGTAATCAAAGACAGGGAAAAACTTCTTTTGCTTACTCCGGCTCAACTTGATGCTATGTTTAATATTGAAGCAAGAGTGGAAGCGGAAGTCGTTAAAATTAATCGAGACAGAAAAACCATAACAGTTCTTGACAGAAAATCCGATATCGAATATGAGGAAAATTACGATAAACTGATACTTTCGCCGGGGGCTTCTCCTGTCAGACCAAATATTCCGGGTATAAATGACGAAAGAATTTTTACAGTCAGAAATGTCCCTGATGCAGATGCAATTAAAAATTTTATAAGAAAAAATAAAGTAAAAAATGCAGTGGTTATAGGCGGAGGTTTTATCGGACTGGAAATGACCGAAAATCTCAGGCATCTTGGTTTAAAAGTGAGTCTTGTAGAAGGATCAACTCAAGTTTTAGCCCCTGTTGACATTGAAATTGCAGCACAAATTCACAATCATTTGAGAGATAAAGAAATTGATTTATATATATTTGACGGAGTAAAGTCCTTTGAAAATGGGCAAGAGTTAGCTGTTAATTTATATAGCGGTAAACAAATTAAAACAGAACTTGTAATTCTTGCAATAGGAGTGAAACCGGAATCAAAATTTGCCGCAGAGGCAGGTCTTAAGATAGGTCAAACGGGCGGAATTTTAGTAAATGATTATCTTCAGACTTCGGATGAAAATATATGGGCAGTCGGAGATGTTATTGAGGTCAAAGATTTTATTACGGGGCAAAATGCTTTGATTCCTCTTGCAGGACCTGCAAATAAACAGGGAAGAATTGCGGCTGAAAATATTTGCGGATTCAATTCAAAATATGATGCTACGCAGGGAACTTCTATCCTGAAAATATTTGATATAACTGTTGCAACAACAGGAAACAACGAAAAACAGCTTTCGAAAAACAATATTTCATATATGAAAACTTATACTCCTGTCTTTTCGCATGCCGAATATTATCCGGAAGCTTTTCCTCTTATGATAAAAACACTTTTTTCTTCGGAAAACGGCAAATTGCTTGGAGCGCAAATTATAGGACTTGATGGAGTAGACAAAAGAATAGATGTAATTGCAACAGCAATAAGGTTTGAAAAAACAGTTGCAGACCTCGCAAAACTTGAACTTTCTTATGCTCCTCCTTTCGGGTCGGCAAAAGATCCTGTAAACCTTGCAGGAATGGGTGCGTTAAATATTCTGGAAGGTAAAGTCAAACCTTTTTACTGGGATAATATTGAAAAACTTAATGATGAAACATTTGTTCTTGATGTAAGAGCAAGAGAAGAGCAAATGTTCGGAACACTTCCTCGAAGCTATAATATTCCCCTTGAAGAATTAAGAAGCCGATTAAATGAGCTTCCTAAAGATAAAAAAATTCTTATTTACTGCAACAAAGGCAAAAAATCGTACTTTGCAGCAAGAATTCTTATGCAAAAAGGGTTTGAAGATGTTTACGGATTAATTGGCGGATACAGTATATATAAACATGTGCTTGAAGATAAAAACTTTAAGCAGGATGAAAATAAAAACGTTGCTGATTTTGATTCAATTCCTTTTGATGAAGTTATTTGTAATGAAATTGATGCATGCGGAATGCAGTGTCCCGGTCCGATAATGAAGTTGACTCAGTCTTTAAAAGAACTTAACAGCGGTGAAGTTATTAAGATTAAAACAACTGACCCCGGTTTCAAAAAAGATATTCAGGCATGGTGTAATAGCACAGGGAATACACTGCTTGAAATCAAGGACGAAAACAGGATAATAACAGCTTCTATTCAAAAGGGAACAACAAAGAATAAAATAAACAATTCTTCGGGAACTGATAAAACTTTTGTGGTATTTAGCAGTGACCTTGATAAAGCACTGGCATCTTTTATTATAGCTAATGGCGCGGCTGCAACAGGAAATCCTGTTACCATGTTTTTTACTTTTTGGGGATTAAATATACTCAGAAAAACGCAATCACCAAAAGTTAAAAAAAGGTTGCTTGATAAAATGTTCGGGATGATGATGCCGAAAGGTGCTGATATGCTTATCCTCTCTAAATTAAACATGTTTGGGCTAGGGACTCTTATGATGAAACATGTTATGAAATCAAAAAATGTTGCAACACTTAATGAACTTATCGAACAGGCACAGGATAATGGCGTAACCTTTATTGCCTGTCAGATGTCGCTTGATGTTATGGGAATTAAACCGGAAGAACTTATTTCGGGTGTAGAAATCGGTGGAGTTGCCACTTACATCAACGCTGCCGAAAAATCTGACGTGAATTTATTCATATAA
- a CDS encoding metalloregulator ArsR/SmtB family transcription factor, giving the protein MEKSEHENLSEIFKGLAHSLRVQIVMGLIQKQECNVSKMVQNLDVPQPTVSQHLNILKSHGIIEGFRNGNQICYKVTNEQVKKIFSSLN; this is encoded by the coding sequence ATGGAAAAATCAGAACACGAAAATCTTTCAGAAATCTTCAAAGGACTTGCACATTCTTTAAGAGTTCAAATAGTAATGGGCTTAATACAAAAACAAGAATGCAATGTTTCCAAGATGGTTCAAAATCTTGATGTGCCTCAGCCCACTGTTTCTCAGCATTTGAATATTCTTAAATCACATGGAATTATTGAAGGCTTTCGAAACGGCAATCAGATTTGCTATAAAGTAACTAATGAACAGGTGAAAAAAATATTTAGTTCTCTTAATTAA
- a CDS encoding aminotransferase class III-fold pyridoxal phosphate-dependent enzyme — MFEDKFDDKILEHLEEKEKFPSFPLPLTVKKAENSYLFDINEKKYLDLTSNRENNPFGYSNIIIESENRFLDSELFDSYDSLKLKEILKSATGLEKVYFSSSLGEIYNLSGNLINIHLNNTGKDKILLSCASANKDLYEIKGIKEELVPVNKDSLLKTLFSRSVGAVIIQIIQKTDEFIIAEEEYLKEVRKLCDKNNALLVFDCANTAPLRLNNGLFNYNPEIKPDILIISKGLSQGFPFSTLIASEKTPQIELFESKAGLYSPAYSAACELIQDFQTNKTDEIISSNIEYITQKLGELSETHISLVDYYSSGMFFTLVVDISAYEFAREAFNKGVIVDTLNDSKIILAPPYNIKKDETDYLILIFDEVFDLLAKFDRMK; from the coding sequence ATGTTTGAAGATAAATTTGACGATAAAATACTTGAACACTTAGAGGAGAAAGAGAAATTCCCCTCTTTTCCATTGCCGCTTACTGTAAAAAAAGCGGAAAATTCTTATTTGTTCGATATCAATGAAAAAAAATATTTGGATTTAACGTCAAACAGGGAAAATAATCCTTTCGGGTATTCAAATATCATTATCGAAAGTGAAAATCGCTTTTTAGATTCCGAGCTGTTTGATTCTTACGACTCATTGAAGTTGAAAGAAATCTTAAAATCAGCGACAGGATTGGAAAAAGTATATTTTTCATCAAGTTTAGGGGAAATTTACAACCTATCAGGCAACTTAATAAATATTCATCTTAATAATACAGGCAAAGATAAGATTCTTTTGTCATGTGCTTCCGCAAATAAAGACCTGTACGAGATAAAAGGTATTAAAGAAGAATTAGTTCCTGTAAACAAAGATTCTTTGCTTAAAACTCTGTTTTCCCGATCTGTAGGAGCCGTTATAATTCAGATTATTCAAAAGACTGACGAATTTATAATCGCAGAAGAAGAGTACTTAAAAGAAGTAAGGAAATTATGCGATAAAAACAATGCACTGCTTGTTTTTGACTGCGCAAACACAGCACCGCTCAGGCTAAATAACGGCTTATTCAACTATAATCCTGAAATTAAGCCTGATATTCTGATAATTTCAAAAGGATTAAGTCAGGGATTTCCTTTTAGTACTTTAATTGCATCAGAAAAGACTCCTCAAATTGAGCTTTTTGAGTCAAAAGCAGGACTTTACTCTCCTGCGTACTCTGCGGCATGCGAATTAATTCAGGATTTTCAGACAAATAAAACCGACGAAATTATTAGTTCAAACATAGAATATATAACTCAAAAGCTTGGTGAATTATCGGAAACCCATATAAGTCTTGTGGATTATTATTCAAGCGGAATGTTTTTTACACTTGTTGTTGATATTTCTGCTTATGAGTTTGCCAGAGAAGCCTTTAATAAAGGTGTTATAGTTGATACTCTTAACGACAGCAAGATTATACTTGCACCTCCGTATAATATTAAGAAAGATGAAACAGATTATTTAATTTTGATTTTTGACGAAGTTTTTGACCTGCTTGCAAAATTTGACAGAATGAAATAA
- a CDS encoding YkgJ family cysteine cluster protein → MNVKVLIKFIKNIYYEIMSNLVLKKVKYGIEGECSRCGDCCRFMYSLDAYTEEEFNFLTNFYPKYKRFKVIGKDEYGNLILACKFIDETNLCPDYENRLEMCKDYPNPARIKAGGKLYKRCTYKLIPEKDFKSYLSSD, encoded by the coding sequence ATGAATGTAAAAGTTTTAATAAAATTTATAAAAAATATTTATTACGAAATAATGTCGAATTTGGTTCTAAAAAAAGTTAAATATGGAATCGAAGGAGAATGCAGTCGTTGCGGTGATTGCTGCCGTTTTATGTACAGTCTTGATGCTTATACAGAAGAAGAATTTAATTTTTTAACAAATTTTTATCCAAAGTATAAAAGATTTAAAGTTATCGGAAAAGATGAATACGGAAATTTAATTCTTGCTTGTAAATTTATAGATGAAACAAATCTTTGTCCTGATTATGAAAACAGACTTGAGATGTGCAAGGATTATCCAAATCCTGCACGAATCAAAGCAGGAGGAAAACTTTATAAAAGATGCACTTATAAATTAATTCCCGAAAAAGACTTTAAAAGTTATCTTTCTTCCGATTAA
- a CDS encoding GGDEF domain-containing protein produces the protein MFAHGELNTRLTHTLRFNRFLTIALIINLVVYSLQDYGNHSMTCHIFLSLSWIILGLYIISNEILIWVTNKPDLSSQHSCETLSGFNTVLTASLIIMLTIFTGNSDYIFLSLIPLIQGISYGNTKLSLNIFITCAGIIFIANIFGWFQKDFLISNQNVILTKTLSFLTVMGVLTYLVKIFNSFIEFAGNKADVLHNMATTDALTGLMNRREFNRRIAEEFSRAKRHKTQLSLALFDIDFFKKINDTYGHNAGDVILKELGSLISSKTRTSDIACRYGGEEFVLILPETSQVEAYELLDRLRQIVAEEIFNQAEKPIKATISVGVAQLDLSDKNPIDFCERADKALYKAKESGRNRVERASLGLPKIELVYKKKVS, from the coding sequence TTGTTTGCTCACGGTGAATTAAACACAAGACTCACTCATACACTTAGATTTAACAGGTTTTTGACTATTGCTTTAATTATAAATCTTGTTGTTTATTCATTACAAGATTACGGAAATCATAGTATGACTTGTCATATCTTTCTTTCGTTAAGCTGGATTATTCTCGGACTGTACATAATCTCAAACGAAATCCTAATATGGGTTACGAATAAGCCTGATTTGTCTTCTCAACATTCCTGCGAAACCCTGTCAGGCTTTAACACAGTTTTAACAGCGTCACTTATAATAATGCTTACAATATTTACAGGCAACAGTGACTATATTTTCCTCTCATTAATACCGCTTATTCAAGGAATATCATACGGAAACACAAAGCTATCCCTGAATATTTTTATCACCTGCGCAGGTATAATATTTATTGCCAACATTTTTGGCTGGTTTCAAAAAGATTTTTTAATTTCTAATCAGAATGTTATATTAACTAAAACACTCTCATTCCTTACAGTTATGGGGGTATTAACATATCTGGTAAAAATATTTAACAGTTTCATTGAATTTGCGGGAAATAAAGCTGATGTGCTTCACAATATGGCAACAACAGATGCTTTAACCGGTCTTATGAACAGAAGAGAGTTTAATAGAAGAATTGCAGAAGAGTTTTCAAGGGCTAAAAGACATAAAACTCAATTAAGTCTTGCTCTTTTTGATATTGATTTTTTCAAAAAAATAAATGATACATACGGTCATAACGCAGGCGATGTGATTTTAAAAGAGCTTGGCAGTTTGATTTCCAGCAAAACAAGGACTTCTGATATTGCATGCCGTTATGGAGGCGAAGAATTTGTTCTTATACTTCCTGAAACATCTCAAGTTGAAGCTTATGAGCTTCTTGACAGATTAAGACAAATTGTAGCGGAAGAAATTTTTAATCAAGCAGAAAAACCGATTAAAGCCACTATTAGTGTAGGGGTTGCACAGCTTGATCTGTCCGACAAAAACCCTATTGATTTCTGCGAGAGAGCCGACAAAGCACTTTATAAAGCAAAAGAAAGCGGTAGAAACAGAGTTGAAAGAGCTTCTCTCGGTCTTCCCAAAATCGAATTGGTTTACAAGAAAAAAGTTAGCTAA
- a CDS encoding M23 family metallopeptidase, whose amino-acid sequence MKRYKKFIIIFVLFLWFVVQGSFAYAKYDVVGPVYGKISSGFGMRPDPFTGKIAFHSGVDIAADTGTPVYAVQDGVVIYSGVKGGYGNCVIIDHYYPDLPQIPRLQTLYGHNSALVVNVGDTIRRGQVISYVGSTGRSNGPHLHFEVTYNKMYVNPMDYLYKLPSYLDYVAYARSKNRYTSYNSGN is encoded by the coding sequence TTGAAAAGATACAAAAAATTTATAATAATATTTGTTTTATTTCTCTGGTTTGTAGTTCAGGGAAGTTTTGCATATGCGAAATATGATGTAGTCGGACCGGTTTACGGAAAAATCTCTTCAGGCTTTGGAATGAGGCCTGATCCGTTCACAGGAAAAATAGCTTTTCATAGCGGTGTTGATATAGCTGCTGATACGGGTACTCCCGTATATGCGGTTCAGGACGGAGTAGTTATTTACAGCGGAGTGAAAGGAGGTTATGGCAATTGCGTAATAATTGACCATTATTATCCTGATCTCCCACAAATTCCAAGACTGCAAACATTATACGGACATAATTCTGCTCTTGTTGTAAATGTTGGAGATACCATAAGACGCGGACAAGTTATATCTTATGTCGGTTCAACAGGTCGTTCAAATGGACCTCATTTGCATTTTGAAGTTACATATAACAAAATGTACGTTAATCCAATGGATTACTTATATAAATTGCCTTCATATCTTGATTATGTTGCTTATGCAAGATCAAAAAACAGATATACTTCTTATAATTCTGGAAATTAA
- a CDS encoding AIR carboxylase family protein — MKELVIIAGSESDTSFVEPALKLAEELGIETEYVVYSAHRNLEELLNYLGEIEKAGKTKIIIAVAGLAAALPGVVAARVNLPVIGVPRDTGPLNGMDALLSIAQMPKGVPVATMAIGMHGMLNSVNFAHRVLKQIK; from the coding sequence ATGAAGGAACTTGTCATAATTGCGGGGTCTGAAAGTGATACAAGCTTTGTAGAACCTGCCTTAAAATTGGCCGAAGAACTTGGAATAGAAACAGAATATGTTGTATATTCGGCACACAGAAATTTAGAAGAGCTTTTGAATTATCTTGGTGAAATTGAAAAAGCCGGAAAAACTAAAATTATTATTGCTGTTGCCGGATTAGCTGCGGCTTTGCCGGGTGTAGTTGCTGCCAGGGTCAATCTTCCTGTGATTGGTGTGCCTCGAGATACTGGCCCGCTTAATGGGATGGACGCACTTCTCTCGATAGCCCAAATGCCAAAAGGTGTTCCTGTGGCGACTATGGCTATTGGCATGCATGGAATGTTAAATTCGGTAAATTTTGCACATAGAGTTCTTAAACAAATTAAATAA
- the purD gene encoding phosphoribosylamine--glycine ligase produces the protein MKVLVYGGGAREHTLAWKIKQSPLLEKLYLCKPNDGFAELGEVIEAENHIELARISKEIGIDLIVVGPEDPLISGIVDEFNKIGIPAIGADKKWAMLEGSKSFAKDFMERNNIPTAKYKLISDKSQIAEVLEGFKIPVVIKADGLAAGKGVYIASTKEDAENTLKDFLDGQFGQASQKIIVEEFLEGAEISLISLWDGKTLLPLVPARDYKRLLSGNKGPNTGGMGAYCPVSLVVKEYEWIEDYIKLLKEALIRENADFTGVVYSGLMITDEGVKVLEYNMRFGDPETQALLMHLNTDLLELFKKHSEKKLDEVELKWKHGQSFCVVVAAEGYPENPVKGGEIVNIDEIIDNNEVNIFYAGVNIDEGKLFANGGRVLSVCKSGIGAQKDIYDAIKQLDYVDKVFRNDIGEVSVFGKGCCKDEGTCHNCGV, from the coding sequence TTGAAAGTTCTTGTATACGGAGGCGGAGCAAGAGAACACACACTTGCATGGAAAATAAAACAATCGCCATTATTGGAAAAATTATATTTATGTAAGCCCAATGACGGATTTGCCGAACTCGGAGAAGTCATTGAGGCAGAAAATCATATAGAACTCGCTCGTATATCAAAAGAAATCGGAATAGATTTAATAGTTGTCGGACCTGAAGACCCTTTAATAAGTGGAATAGTTGATGAATTTAATAAAATCGGAATTCCTGCCATTGGTGCTGATAAAAAATGGGCCATGCTGGAAGGTTCAAAGTCTTTTGCAAAAGATTTTATGGAGCGAAATAATATTCCAACCGCAAAATATAAACTAATTAGCGATAAATCGCAGATAGCAGAGGTTTTAGAGGGATTCAAAATACCTGTGGTCATAAAAGCAGACGGTTTGGCGGCAGGAAAAGGTGTTTATATAGCTTCAACAAAAGAAGATGCTGAAAATACTTTGAAAGATTTTCTGGATGGCCAATTTGGTCAGGCTTCTCAAAAAATTATAGTGGAAGAATTCCTTGAAGGAGCTGAAATCTCCTTAATTTCCCTGTGGGATGGAAAGACACTGCTGCCATTAGTCCCTGCAAGAGATTATAAAAGATTACTCTCCGGCAATAAAGGACCTAATACAGGCGGAATGGGAGCATATTGTCCTGTTTCTCTTGTAGTCAAAGAGTATGAGTGGATTGAAGATTATATAAAACTTTTAAAAGAGGCATTGATTAGAGAAAATGCCGATTTTACAGGTGTGGTTTATTCCGGCTTGATGATTACCGATGAAGGAGTTAAAGTCCTTGAGTATAACATGAGGTTTGGTGATCCTGAAACTCAGGCATTATTAATGCATCTTAATACTGATTTGCTTGAACTTTTCAAGAAGCATTCCGAGAAAAAGCTTGATGAGGTTGAACTTAAATGGAAACATGGGCAATCTTTTTGTGTTGTTGTTGCTGCGGAAGGTTATCCCGAAAATCCGGTTAAAGGCGGTGAAATAGTTAATATTGATGAAATTATTGATAATAACGAAGTAAATATTTTTTATGCAGGTGTAAATATAGATGAAGGAAAACTTTTTGCCAATGGCGGAAGGGTTTTGTCGGTCTGCAAAAGCGGAATTGGCGCGCAAAAAGATATTTACGATGCTATAAAACAGCTTGATTATGTTGATAAAGTGTTTAGAAACGATATCGGTGAAGTTAGCGTTTTTGGGAAAGGTTGTTGCAAAGATGAAGGAACTTGTCATAATTGCGGGGTCTGA